A single Malaclemys terrapin pileata isolate rMalTer1 chromosome 3, rMalTer1.hap1, whole genome shotgun sequence DNA region contains:
- the MRPS10 gene encoding 28S ribosomal protein S10, mitochondrial, which produces MAAWGGVSRLWRRGCQRIGTFPVNYSSRDTPKQYRFLLNKDLLWVQFSGFHTDLHHHKDNSLVSISDEPDTLYRKLSVLVKGHDKAVLDSYEYFAVLAAKELGISIEKVHEPPKKTERFTLLKSIHIFKKHRVQYEMRTHYRCLELKHLTGSTADVYLEYIQRNLPEGVAMEIKKTKLEKLPEHIQKPIWDKLPSVEETTSTS; this is translated from the exons AGAATAGGGACTTTTCCTGTAAATTACTCAAGCAGAGATACGCCAAAGCAATATCGTTTTCTTCT AAACAAGGACTTGTTGTGGGTTCAGTTCTCAGGAttccacactgatttacaccatcatAAGGACAATTCTTTG GTATCCATTTCAGATGAACCGGACACATTATACAGGAAATTATCAGTTTTAGTTAAAGGCCATGATAAAGCTGTGTTGGACAGTTATGAATATTTTGCAGTGCTTGCTGCTAAAGAACTTGGCATCTCCATTGAAAAAGT ACATGAACCTCCCAAGAAGACAGAACGATTCACCCTTCTGAAGTCAATACACATTTTCAAGAAGCACAGAGTTCAGTATGAAATGAGGACACATTATAGATGCTTGGAG TTAAAACATTTAACTGGCAGTACAGCTGATGTCTATTTGGAATACATCCAAAGAAATTTACCTGAAGGGGTTGCCATGGAAATAAAAAAG accAAATTAGAGAAACTACCTGAACATATTCAGAAGCCAATTTGGGACAAGCTACCTTCAGTAGAAGAAACTACAAGCACGTCATGA